One Malaclemys terrapin pileata isolate rMalTer1 chromosome 9, rMalTer1.hap1, whole genome shotgun sequence DNA window includes the following coding sequences:
- the SUCNR1 gene encoding succinate receptor 1 — protein MAANKTGDCLEMDNTLQKYYLSTMYTIEFIFGIIGNSIVVFGYIFCLKVWKSGNIYLFNLSLSDFVFLCTLPMLVTSYSKGKWTYGNILCQSNRFMLHVNLYTSILFLTFISIDRYMLMQYPFRDHFLQKRKIAVVFSVAIWILVILELLPIITFIGSRNTANDNQCIDYASSGDPAKNLIYSMCLTLLGFVIPLSVMCFFYVKMVLFLKKRSEQLTAAQALEKPLTLVIMALVIFSLFFTPYHIMRNVRIASRMESWKLSLCTRNIINTIYIITRPIAFLNSVINPIFYFLMGDHFREMLMTKVRQLLKRFTPTANEATTKYSDTGTH, from the exons ATG GCTGCGAATAAGACAGGTGACTGCCTGGAGATGGATAACACCCTGCAAAAGTATTATCTTTCTACCATGTATACCATTGAGTTCATTTTTGGCATTATTGGAAACAGCATTGTTGTGTTTGGCTACATATTCTGCCTGAAAGTTTGGAAAAGTGGCAATATTTACTTGTTTAACTTATCACTATCAGACTTTGTATTTCTGTGCACACTTCCAATGTTGGTGACAAGCTACTCCAAAGGAAAGTGGACATATGGGAACATTTTGTGCCAAAGCAACAGGTTCATGCTGCATGTAAACCTATACACAAGCATCCTTTTCCTTACCTTTATCAGCATTGATCGTTATATGCTCATGCAATATCCTTTCAGAGACCATTTTCTACAGAAGAGGAAGATAGCTGTTGTTTTCTCTGTTGCCATATGGATCCTTGTTATACTTGAACTGTTGCCAATAATCACCTTCATAGGATCTAGAAATACTGCCAATGATAACCAATGTATCGATTATGCAAGTTCTGGAGATCCAGCAAAAAACCTGATCTATAGCATGTGCCTGACTCTTCTGGGGTTTGTAATCCCTCTGAGTGTTATGTGCTTCTTTTACGTGAAGATGGTTCTCTTTCTTAAGAAACGTAGTGAGCAGCTCACAGCTGCTCAGGCCCTTGAGAAACCTCTTACTTTAGTCATCATGGCACTGGTTATCTTTTCACTGTTCTTTACCCCATATCACATAATGCGCAATGTGAGGATTGCCTCCCGAATGGAATCCTGGAAGCTATCCCTGTGCACACGGAACATCATCAACACCATTTATATTATCACAAGGCCTATTGCATTTTTAAATAGCGTAATTAACCCTATCTTTTATTTCTTAATGGGTGATCACTTCAGGGAGATGCTGATGACTAAAGTAAGACAACTCTTAAAAAGGTTTACACCCACAGCAAATGAGGCGACGACAAAGTACTCTGACACAGGAACACACTGA